The bacterium Unc6 genome has a window encoding:
- a CDS encoding phosphate transport system regulatory protein PhoU → MQRHFDEELNLLKENLLRMAALAESRVRSCIDALVSRDEEIAKKVIESDEQINNMQMEVDETCLKLIALHQPTAIDLRFLTMTMKISDELERIGDLAVNIAECSQKLITEPLLKRLIDIPRMARLAENMVKSSIDAFVRWDAELAKTVCENDNEVDGLKDQILRELLTYMMEDQKTITRAIELILVSRHLERIADHATNIAEDVIYMVKGEDIRHHAMEKIK, encoded by the coding sequence ATGCAGAGACATTTTGATGAGGAATTAAACCTATTAAAAGAAAATCTTCTTCGTATGGCTGCACTTGCAGAGTCTCGTGTCCGTTCTTGTATAGATGCGCTGGTTTCAAGAGATGAGGAGATAGCAAAAAAGGTTATAGAATCGGATGAACAAATAAATAACATGCAGATGGAAGTAGATGAAACCTGTCTTAAACTTATTGCTCTTCATCAACCAACCGCTATTGATTTGAGATTTCTTACAATGACAATGAAAATAAGCGACGAACTTGAAAGAATAGGAGATCTGGCAGTAAATATCGCAGAGTGCTCGCAGAAACTTATTACAGAACCGTTGCTAAAACGACTTATTGATATACCAAGAATGGCAAGGCTTGCCGAAAATATGGTCAAGAGCAGCATTGATGCATTTGTAAGGTGGGACGCAGAACTTGCAAAAACAGTATGTGAAAATGATAACGAGGTAGATGGGCTTAAAGACCAGATACTCAGAGAACTTCTAACATATATGATGGAAGACCAAAAAACAATCACAAGGGCAATAGAATTGATACTTGTATCAAGACATCTTGAAAGAATCGCAGACCATGCCACAAACATTGCAGAAGATGTAATATATATGGTAAAAGGAGAAGATATCAGGCATCATGCAATGGAAAAAATCAAATAA
- a CDS encoding NAD+ synthase, with the protein MLKLGLCSINSTVGDIQNNKEKIIQKIKQAQGMGIDIIIFPEMCLCGYPPEDLLFKKTFIDDNKTALYQIIESCQKICVMLGFVDKKKNSLFNSMAVIKDSRLKVVYSKIILPNYGVFDEKRYFQNGNKAEVFIIGGIKLGLTICEDMWEIESNALKGLYKLKPDILINISASPYHMLKCHARESLLKNIARTYNLPTVYVNLVGGQDELLFDGGNLVCSKNGEIIFRGEHFKETTSTIVLKKEKENLIIISEQKNAKYLKTEEEVYKALVLGTRDYILKNKFKKILLGVSGGIDSALTAKIAGDAIGSENVNALIMPSRYSSKQTIKDAQIVCKNLGINYHIISIEKIFSTFLKMLHFFFKETQSGIAEENLQARIRGDILMAFSNKFGWLVLSTGNKSELSMGYCTLYGDMAGGFAVIKDVPKTLVYKIVRYLNEKDKKKIIPEGIIKRAPSAELKENQKDEDTLPPYKVLDAILKLYIEDEMSFEEIVKKGYPADVVRPVLHTVDHNEYKRRQGAPGIKITPKAFGKDRRFPIVNRYRD; encoded by the coding sequence ATGTTAAAACTTGGGCTATGCAGTATAAATTCAACTGTGGGTGATATTCAGAACAATAAAGAAAAAATTATACAAAAAATAAAACAGGCGCAAGGCATGGGTATTGACATAATAATATTCCCTGAAATGTGCCTGTGCGGGTATCCTCCCGAGGACCTTCTTTTTAAAAAAACATTTATAGATGATAACAAAACAGCCCTTTACCAGATTATAGAGTCCTGTCAAAAAATCTGTGTTATGCTCGGTTTTGTTGATAAAAAAAAGAATTCACTTTTTAATTCAATGGCGGTGATAAAAGACAGCAGGCTTAAAGTCGTCTACAGCAAGATAATTCTTCCAAACTATGGTGTATTTGATGAGAAAAGATATTTTCAAAACGGAAATAAGGCTGAGGTATTTATAATCGGCGGAATAAAATTAGGGCTTACCATATGCGAAGATATGTGGGAGATAGAGAGTAATGCCTTAAAAGGGCTTTATAAACTAAAACCCGACATTCTTATAAATATATCTGCCTCTCCCTATCACATGCTTAAATGCCATGCACGAGAAAGTCTGCTGAAAAACATAGCAAGGACATATAACCTGCCGACAGTTTATGTAAATCTTGTAGGGGGGCAGGATGAACTTCTTTTTGACGGTGGGAATTTGGTATGCTCAAAAAACGGAGAAATTATATTCAGAGGTGAGCACTTTAAGGAAACAACTTCTACAATAGTACTGAAAAAAGAAAAAGAAAATCTTATCATAATTTCTGAACAGAAAAACGCAAAATATCTTAAAACCGAAGAAGAAGTATATAAGGCACTTGTGTTAGGGACGCGGGATTATATTTTAAAAAATAAATTTAAAAAGATTTTACTGGGGGTAAGCGGCGGAATTGACAGTGCGCTTACAGCAAAGATTGCAGGTGATGCAATAGGAAGTGAAAATGTAAATGCGCTTATTATGCCTTCAAGGTATTCATCAAAACAGACTATAAAAGATGCTCAAATTGTTTGTAAAAATCTTGGGATAAACTATCATATTATTTCAATAGAAAAAATTTTCAGTACATTCTTAAAAATGCTACACTTTTTTTTCAAAGAAACACAGTCCGGGATTGCAGAAGAAAACCTCCAGGCAAGAATTCGTGGGGACATTCTTATGGCATTTTCAAATAAGTTTGGATGGCTTGTGCTTTCAACAGGCAACAAGAGTGAATTGAGTATGGGGTATTGCACACTTTACGGAGATATGGCAGGCGGATTTGCAGTAATAAAAGATGTTCCAAAAACACTGGTTTATAAAATTGTAAGATACTTAAATGAAAAAGACAAGAAAAAGATTATTCCGGAAGGCATAATAAAAAGGGCTCCTTCCGCAGAGTTAAAAGAAAATCAGAAAGATGAAGATACACTGCCGCCATATAAAGTTCTTGATGCCATACTTAAACTATATATAGAAGATGAAATGTCTTTTGAAGAAATAGTTAAAAAGGGATATCCAGCAGATGTTGTTCGTCCTGTTTTACATACAGTTGACCATAACGAATACAAAAGAAGACAGGGAGCACCCGGTATAAAGATTACACCAAAAGCGTTCGGTAAAGACAGAAGATTCCCGATAGTGAACAGGTATAGGGATTAG
- a CDS encoding DNA-binding response regulator yields MSRLNILIIEDDPHISKLVKYNLEREHYDCTVVSNGEKAIEILKNRAANLVILDIMLPGMDGFEFCRIIKQHSSLKSVPIIMLTAKGQEVDRVVGLELGADDYIVKPFSIRELVLRIKAVLKRKEEKKPEETINIGDITIDIPKHKITVKNKDVPFTAMEFKLLLLLIERAGRVQSREDLLSDVWGIESEIFTRTVDTHIKRIRQKLGKQKDMIETVRGVGYRFKEME; encoded by the coding sequence ATGAGCAGGTTGAACATACTTATTATTGAAGATGACCCACACATATCAAAACTTGTAAAATATAATCTTGAAAGGGAACATTATGATTGCACGGTTGTCTCAAACGGAGAAAAGGCGATTGAAATATTAAAAAATAGGGCAGCCAATTTAGTAATACTTGATATAATGCTTCCGGGTATGGATGGTTTTGAATTCTGCCGCATTATAAAACAGCACAGTAGCCTTAAAAGCGTACCTATCATTATGCTTACAGCAAAGGGTCAAGAGGTTGACAGGGTTGTAGGGCTTGAACTTGGAGCGGATGACTATATTGTAAAGCCATTCAGCATAAGAGAACTTGTACTCAGGATAAAAGCGGTCCTAAAAAGAAAAGAGGAAAAAAAGCCGGAAGAAACCATAAACATAGGCGATATAACAATTGATATACCAAAACATAAGATTACGGTAAAAAACAAGGATGTTCCTTTTACCGCGATGGAATTCAAACTGCTGCTTCTTCTTATCGAAAGAGCAGGAAGGGTGCAATCCCGGGAAGATTTACTTTCGGATGTATGGGGCATTGAAAGTGAGATTTTCACAAGAACGGTGGATACGCACATAAAAAGAATAAGACAGAAATTGGGAAAACAAAAAGATATGATAGAAACCGTAAGAGGCGTCGGATACCGGTTTAAGGAGATGGAATAA
- a CDS encoding PHP domain-containing protein, with protein sequence MIDLHTHSLLSDGVLLPSELVRRAYVKGYKVIAITDHIDASNLENVLPGLINACATLDKKGMIRVIPGVEITHVRPDDTREIVEQARILGAKIVLVHGETLVEPVQAGTNKTALGLDIDILTHPGLITLEEARIAAKKGIRLEISCRKGHCLSNGHIVKIAKKAGAKLVLNTDSHKPDDLRTDEEVKKIAIGAGLELEDWKKICSDTIEFVKKFFK encoded by the coding sequence ATGATAGACCTGCATACACATTCATTATTAAGCGACGGGGTTCTTTTGCCATCAGAACTTGTAAGAAGGGCATATGTCAAGGGCTATAAAGTGATTGCCATAACTGACCACATAGATGCATCTAACCTTGAAAATGTACTGCCCGGACTTATCAATGCGTGCGCCACACTTGACAAAAAAGGTATGATAAGGGTTATACCCGGTGTTGAGATTACGCATGTAAGACCTGATGATACAAGAGAAATTGTAGAACAGGCAAGAATTTTAGGAGCAAAAATAGTTCTTGTCCACGGTGAGACACTTGTAGAACCTGTTCAGGCTGGAACGAATAAAACTGCTCTTGGCCTTGATATAGATATTCTTACACATCCGGGTCTTATTACATTGGAAGAAGCAAGGATTGCTGCAAAAAAAGGCATAAGACTTGAAATATCCTGCAGGAAAGGGCATTGCCTTTCAAACGGCCATATCGTAAAGATTGCAAAAAAAGCCGGTGCAAAACTTGTTCTTAATACAGACTCTCATAAACCGGATGATTTAAGAACAGATGAAGAGGTAAAAAAAATTGCAATCGGCGCAGGATTAGAACTGGAAGACTGGAAAAAAATCTGTTCTGATACCATTGAGTTTGTGAAAAAGTTTTTCAAGTGA